The following proteins come from a genomic window of Diadema setosum chromosome 20, eeDiaSeto1, whole genome shotgun sequence:
- the LOC140243839 gene encoding coiled-coil domain-containing protein 93-like: protein MASASVFRRPSRQRSGSKKSALYDAEGNEVEVETREDEEQNVKLGETIELLLAAGYFRARIKGLSPFDKVVGGMTWCITTCNFDIDVDLLFQENSTIGQKIALTEKIVAVLPRMKCPHRIEPHQIQGLDFIHIYPVVQWLVKRAIETREEMGDQIRAFSISQFSKNHKTPEDMDFEERKDNSISAVGEVKNSYKAQRRYKRADAYKLKEEELRVQSTLLEYGRRYGMGGSSQNEKEAEKDPKRKAVAAGLSPASPADKAKDAEEERLQEERRIQALMKGMAAMQVEEGKVTASMVGSIVGLQSDVIGQLASEYADKKSELQQLEEKPQRMSGAQQHQRIMGSLQKQIATVQKKVEESRVTVETQQQEYSTAQQRLQEVEEYSARIDQEMAKLDELGGENKTVLAELRGLVAMNESLKKQEQEFRAHCKEEMQRLKQSIAELQEAGGGETQLSERDQLIAKQYEADKEKLQKIRLLLARKNREISQLQRKIDEVPTRAELTQYQKRFVELYNQVASTHRETKQFYTLYNTLDDTKLYLEKEVSLLNSIYDNFEKAMSSSAGKDQFLKQFEQIVAGVKQNFSKVEKKKQEEKMKRDQLNDTFLDLVEKQRLYFKTVKEFQEECRKNEILLSKLSAAD, encoded by the exons CAGAATCAAGGGACTCTCACCATTTGACAAG GTTGTTGGTGGAATGACTTGGTGCATCACTACATGTAACTTTGACATCGATGTGGATCTCCTCTTCCAAGAAAACTCAACGATTGGTcagaaaat TGCGCTGACAGAAAAGATTGTGGCGGTCCTGCCAAGAATGAAATGTCCCCACCGCATTGAGCCCCATCAGATCCAAGGGTTGGATTTCATCCACATCTACCCAGTTGTACAG TGGTTGGTGAAGAGGGCCATTGAAACCAGGGAGGAGATGGGGGACCAGATCCGAGCCTTTTCCATCTCACAGTTCAGCAAGAACCACAAGACACCAGAG GACATGGACTTTGAAGAGAGGAAGGACAACTCCATTTCAGCAGTAGGGGAGGTCAAGAACTCGTACAAGGCCCAGAGAAGATACAAGCGAGCAGATGCATATAAGCTGAAGGAGGAAGAACTGCGAGTCCAGTCAACTCTCTTGGAGTATGGCCG GCGATACGGCATGGGGGGCAGCAGTCAGAACGAGAAGGAGGCAGAGAAGGACCCGAAGAGGAAGGCGGTGGCCGCGGGACTCTCCCCCGCATCCCCGGCGGACAAAGCCAAGGATGCGGAGGAGGAGAGGCTGCAGGAGGAGAGGAGGATCCAGGCCCTGATGAAGGGCATGGCTGCCATGCAGGTGGAAGAG gGTAAAGTGACGGCCAGCATGGTGGGAAGCATCGTTGGCTTGCAGTCAGACGTGATTGGACAGCTGGCATCGGAGTACGCAGACAAG AAATCGGAGCTGCAGCAGCTGGAGGAGAAACCACAAAGGATGAGTGGGGCCCAGCAGCACCAGAGAATTATGGGCTCTCTCCAGAAGCAGATAGCCACCGTCCAGAAGAAAGTGGAAGAG TCACGGGTTACCGTGGAGACGCAGCAGCAGGAATACAGCACAGCTCAGCAGAGGCTGCAGGAGGTTGAGGAGTACTCGGCACGAATCGACCAGGAGATGGCAAAGCTGGATGAACTTGGTGGAGAAAACAAAAC agTACTGGCAGAGCTGCGTGGTCTGGTAGCGATGAATGAAAGTTTAAAGAAACAAGAACAGGAATTCAGAGCACATTGTAAG GAAGAGATGCAGAGATTGAAACAGAGCATAGCAGAGCTCCAGGAGGCTGGAGGCGGGGAGACACAGCTGTCAGAGAGGGATCAGCTCATCGCTAAGCAGTATGAGGCTGACAAGGAGAAACTTCAGAAAATCCGGCTTCTCCTT GCCCGTAAAAACAGAGAGATTTCGCAGCTTCAGAGGAAAATTGATGAGGTTCCAACGAGGGCAGAGCTGACACAGTACCAGAAGAGATTTGTTGAGCTGTATAATCAAG TTGCCAGCACCCACCGAGAGACGAAGCAGTTCTACACCTTGTACAACACCCTGGATGACACCAAGCTGTACCTGGAGAAAGAGGTCTCACTCCTCAACTCCATCTACGATAACTTTGAAAA agcCATGTCCTCCTCGGCTGGAAAAGATCAGTTCCTGAAGCAGTTTGAGCAGATCGTCGCGGGCGTCAAGCAGAACTTTTCCAAG GTTGAGAAGAAGAAGCAGGAGGAGAAGATGAAGAGAGACCAACTCAACGACACCTTCCTTGACCTGGTGGAGAAGCAGAGATTGTACTTCAAGACGGTCAAGGAGTTTCAGGAG GAATGCAGGAAAAACGAGATTCTTCTCTCCAAGCTGTCAGCGGCAGACTGA